Genomic segment of Macellibacteroides fermentans:
TTATTACGAAATAGAATTTGACGGTATGATCTATTCTACCATTCAGAATAATCACCTTACTTTTACCGGCCTTGTTCCCGAAACAACCTATTCTTACAAGATTCGCAGCGTGAACATGGATGGTGTTTCTCAATGGGATTCGTACACCGCAACGACTAAGTCTAATCCGCTGGAATTTACTATTCAGAATATAACGGCAGAAACTTCGGTGAAAAATCAGGGTGGCCAAGGTATAAACAAGCTGTTTAACTTTGATGAGGGTGATGCATGGCATACATCCTGGAGTGAAAAGGCTGTTCCTTTTAATATTATTATTAATCTAAACAGTGTAAATCACTTTGATAAAATGGAATATCTGCCCCGTACCGATGGTGGGAACGGAATATTGCTTACCGGAAGCATTTATACAAGTGTAGATCGTGAGAATTGGGTGAAGGCCGGTGATTTTAAATGGGACAGATCGTCGACCGTCAAGACATATACATTCGACAATCAGCCAGTTGCACAGTATGTAAAAATCGATGTTACAAGCGCTGTAGGTAATTATGGTTCAGGACGCGAATTGTATATCTTTAAAGTACCCGGATCAGAAAGCTACCGTCCCGGTGATATAAATGCCGACCGTCTTATTGATATGAACGATTTTACTTCATACCTCAATTACACAGGTCTCCGAATGGGTGATTCTGATTTTGAAGGCTATATAAGTAATGGAGATATTAACAAGAACGGACTTATTGATGCCTATGACATTTCAGTTCTTACAACCCAGCTGGGTGGTGGTGCCAAAGGTGCAGGCATGGATAAAATTGAAGGCAGCCTTAAGCTTACACCGTCCAGAAACATCTGCAAGGCCGGCGATAGGTTGGAAATACGGGTAAAGGGACGCGGACTTAAGAGTGTAAATGCTCTTAGCTTTGCCATACCTTACAAATCGGATGATTTAGAATTTATCGGAGTTGAGCCTCTGGCAATGAAGGAAATGGAAAACATGAGTAATGATCGTCTGCATACAAATGGACAAAAGGCTCTATATCCCACCTTTGCAAACATTGGAGATAAACCTGTAATTACCAGCGATGCGGAACTCGACCTGTTTGTAATAAAATTCAAGGTCAAACGAGCATTCAACGCTGGCAGCCTGATTCCATCTGACGGAATGCTGATTGACAAAAACCTGAATGTGAAGCATGTATCCTTTTAATCTGTAATATATATCAGATTATTATAATAGCCCGGGTGTGGTAATTGCAATAAAAATCGCAATAATCGCATCCGGGCAATTATTTTATATCTTTCAATATTTCTTCCTCGTCCTTGCCTTCTTAATAATTGGCAATATGTTCTAATATAAAACGCTGAAACAGTAAACGTGATGAAATGAATACTCTCCAGAGTATGTAAATTATATGCATAAAGTAAATCCCTCAACTTTTTAAGTTGATCCGTGATATTGAAGGGCCTACACGGAAGGGGGCCTTACAACCGGGCATAAAAAAAGAAGCAGCTATCTGTTTGATAACTACTTCTTTTTTGAGTGGTGCCACCAGGAAGAGAGCTATTTCGACATCTCTATTGATAGTCAATCTTTTATCTTATTTCAAATTGGAAAATCAACACGATTTAGCACACGATTATTTTTCATCGTTCTGCTCGCTATTAGCAGGGTTGCTTTTGCAAAGTTATTAAAAAGGTATGGTATATCCAAACTTTCTCTTAACTTTGTAACCGTCGTAACTGTTGCGGAAATAACAAAAACAATAGAGCATGAAATTTTACAATAGGACAAGTGAATTAGCTGAGCTTCAACGGATACAGAATTTATCGTTCAGTGACCATTCCCGACTGACAGTAGTAACTGGAAGAAGAAGAATAGGTAAAACAAGCCTTATCATGAAGTCGGTTGAAAATTTACCAACTGTCTATTTGTTTGTTGGTCGTAAAAGCGAAGCAACGCTCTGTTCAGAGTTTATTCCGATTATCAGTCAATCGCTCGACACATTTGTTCCTGCGGAAATACGCACTTTCCGGTCATTGTTCCAATATTTAATGGAACTGGCTTCGCTAAGATCGTTCAATTTGGTTATTGACGAATTTCAGGAGTTTTATAATATCAATGAATCTGTATATAGTGATATGCAGAACATATGGGATACCTATCGGAAAAAATCCAAAATGAATCTGATTGTTTCCGGCTCCATTTATTCGCTGATGCAGAAAATATTCCAGAACAAGAAAGAGCCTCTATTTGGAAGAGCGGATAACATTATAAAATTATCAGCCTTTGATTTGACCACGCTAAAAGAAATTATACGTGACTATAACCCCGATTACACAAATGATGATTTGCTAGCCCTTTACTCTTTTACAGGTGGGGTTCCTAAGTATGTTGAATTGTTCTGTGACAACATCACATTGAGCATAGATGAAATGATTTCATTTATGGTTCGGGAAAACTCTCCATTTACCGATGAAGGGAAAAACCTGTTAATAGAAGAGTTCGGAAAAAATTACGCAACCTACTTCTCTATCTTAAGTGCCATTTCGGGAGGTACCAATACACAACCTGAAATAGAATCAGCATTGGGAGATAAAAGCATTGGCGGTCAAATCAAACGATTGATTGAGGATTATAACATCATTGTTCGCCAACGCCCAATTTTAGCAAAAGAAGGAAGTCAAGCTGTCCGATATGAAATACAGGATAACTTTATCCGATTTTGGTTCAATTATTTTGACCGTCATCGCTCGTTGATAGAGATAAAGAACTTTGTTGGTTTGCAGGCTATCATCAAATCCGATTATCCTACCTATTCAGGTATTATGTTGGAAAGGTATTTCAAACAACAGTTTGCTGAAAGCTTTCAATATCGTGCTATTGGTTCGTGGTGGGAGCCTAAAGGTAATCAGAATGAGGTTGATATTGTTGCCTTAAAATTGGAGAAAAATCAAGCGGTAGTAGCGGAAGTAAAACGACAGAAGAAAAATTTCAAACCAGAACTGCTGGCTACAAAAGTAGAACATCTTAAGAAAAAGTTGTTGCCTAAGTTTCAGATTGAGATGATTTGTTTGTCGTTAGAGGATATGTAGAATTATATCTGTATCCATTTTTTATAAAGAACAATATGTAAACAGCTGTTTATATCAATGATATATTTTGGGAACATGTTACAATAGGAACAGATAATTCAATTTACTAGAGATATAATTTTAGGTCGGTCAATAGTATAAAAGGTGACCCAACACTCAGTTTTTATTTAAATAAAATTCTTCCTACGCCTGTTGAAGATGTCTCCTATGAAAAGATTATTGAGTTTAAACGAAAACGAAATGATAATCTGATTGAATTCAGAAAAATGATATCCGGTTTCGAATCCAAGTTATCAGGTGCTAGCTCGACTTCTGAGTTAAAAGCATTGTGGTCGGTTTTGAAGAAGAGCTTACAAAAGAAACAAATGATTTGGCTGCAATCCTTAACGATTCAAAGATTAAGTATGCATTAAAAGGTTTGAATTTATTGATTAATATAAAGTCGCCTACAGCATTGGCAGCAGTAAGTAGTATGATTAATCAGGGAATGAACCTTATTAATATCTCTCTTCCGTTGAATATTCTCGGAGTGGCAGCCATAGCGGGTATTCAATTATCAGTTAATTACGTTGAAAAACGGAATGAAAACAGGGAAAGATTGAGAAAGGGTTCTTTTTCTTATATTTATGACGCACAGAGATGCGGCATTTTAAGAAACTTCGCGACTATTTCACCGAATAGACCTTAATAGCATTGATGTGACGGACTTGGTTCGGTTATTTCTTTAAATAACCGTTCCAAACGTATTTCCCGGTTTTTAATACTCCTGATTTCGCATTGCCACACAATGATAACATTCCAGCCTTTTTTCCGCAATTGACAGATATTGTTATTATCCCGTTTGGTGTTTCTGACAATCTTTTCGACCCAAAATTCTTGGTTGGTTTTGGGCAATGTTCCACGTTTACAGGTATGTCCGTGCCAGAAGCATCCGTGAACAAATATAATGGTTTTGTATTTGTGTAGTACAATGTCTGGCTTGCCCGGCAAATCTTTGACGTTCTTTCTGAATCGGAACCCTTGCCTGTACAGCGTTCTTTGTGCTGATTCCAAAAGTTGAGCTTTACATCACGTTTCAGTTGCATTTCTACCAACTGCCCTTCAATTGTGATTCGCAACATGATTGGCGTATCATCCGATTTTTTCAACTTTGTTTTTCTAATAAAGAAAAGTACATTAAAAGTCTGTTTCATACTCTATAAATTAATGGTTTAAAGATACTTGAACCATACATAATAGACGACATCAAACAACAAGACAATCAGAGACTTACAATACCATTCGTGGTCAATTTTTAAGTGGCAAAAAATGACCACGATTTAGCCCGAGGGAATTGCCTAATTTTGCTAAAAATGGAGGATTTCTTGGAAAAAAAAATCCCTGAAACCAAAGCGTTTCAGGGATTTTCCAAATTTGAAGTCTTTTTTGAGTGGTGCCACCAGGAATCGAACCGGGGACACAAGGATTTTCAGTCCTTTGCTCTACCAACTGAGCTATGGCACCATCGTTTTCATTACGGGTGCAAAGGTAAGCGTTTTTTTTATATCTCCAAACTTTCTGTTAAAATAAATATATCTTTTTTTACATTGGCTTCGGGCGAAGGGAATTTAACTGCATAAGTAAAAATTTTAGTGCTAAATATTTGAAGTTTTGAAAATGTTTGTACCTTTGCAGCCGTATTGAATTAGCGGGATGTAGCACAGTTGGTAGCGCGCCACGTTCGGGACGTGGAGGTCGGAAGTTCGAGTCTTCTTATCCCGACTAATCTGAGGGTAATAAATTTGAAAGAGTTTATTACCCTTTTTTTATGCTCAAAAAGAGGTAAATTAATCTATTTTAATAACTTTGTTGAAATTTAAATTGATTTACTTCTAACTTTAGATCGTATGAATTATGCAAAATGTATATGCTTAGGGTTGGCGTCCTGCATATTTTATGCTTGCAGCATCTCTCCGGAACAGAAAAAGGAGATGGCTGAAGCAATGATTACTCTGATGTCTGATTCCATTATCCCCGACAAGCGAACGGCTGTTTTTGATGTGGAGCCTGTGGTAACGGACAGTCAGCTTATCCTAAAAGGGGTTACCACCAGTAAGGAGGCAAAAGAAGCAACTCTCAATTTGTTTGCGCAATTTAAGTGGCAGGTGGCCGACAGTATCAGGCTTCTGCCCGACTCTGCTTCGGTGGGTTCCATTTACGGTATTGTAAATCATTCGGTGGTTCCCATGAATTCGAAACCACGTTTCAGTTCGGAGATGTCTACCCAGGCATTGCTCGGTATGCCGGTGCGTATCCTCCAAAAGGATTCGTGGCTGCGGGTGCAGATGGCCGACAATTATATTGCGTGGACCGTGGCGGGTTACATCAAACAGGTTAGCAGGGAGGTGTACAATGCCTGGATGACTGCCCCCAAGGTGATTTTTCTTTCGCACTATGGTACCGCTTACAGCAAACCGGATCTTAGGTCTACACCCGTATCCGACCTGGTAAGCGGATGTATGCTGAAGCTGGAGGGTGTTGAAGGTAGCTTTTATAAGGTGAGCTACCCCGACGGACGGACGGGCTATGTGCGCACCACCGAGGCAAAGCCCGTGGATGAATGGCTGAAAGGGATTAATCTGTCGGCCGAAAGTCTGATCAATGCGGCCTACTCCCTGAACGGGACGCCTTACCTGTGGGGTGGCACCTCTTCCAAAGGGGTGGATTGCAGCGGGTTTATAAAGACAATTACATTTTTACACGGACTGATCTTGCAGAGGGATGCCTCGCAACAGGTTCACACGGGTATTCCCGTGGATATATCTGCCGGTTATGATAATCTGCAGCCGGGGGATCTGTTGTTCTTTGGCGAAAAGGCAACCGCCGATAAGAATGAGCGTATCATCCATGTGGGGTTATATGTGGGCGACAAGACCTTTATTCATTCTATCAACAACGTACATACCGGCAGTTTCGATCCCGAAAGTGACCTGTACGACGATTATAACACGAAGCGTTTCCTCCGTGCCTCCCGCATTTTGGGTGCGGTAGGAACGCAGGGGATCTCTACGATCCAGTCCAATCCTTTTTACCAACCTCAATAAGTTTGTTATGGAAAAAGGAAGAAGAGATTTTATTAAGACCAGCGCACTTGCCCTTGCCGGCAGTGCCGCTGCGGTTCAATTTATACAAGCCGGCAACGGGATACAGTGTGTTCCGGCGCTCATTCAGAACAAAAAGAATATGAAACTATCATTTCGTCCGTACAACCTTCAGCTTAAGCATGTGTTTACGGTAGCCAGTTATTCGAGAACTACCACTCCGGGGGTTCAGGTGGAAGTAACCTACGAAGGTGTAGCCGGATACGGAGAGGCTTCCATGCCGCCCTATCTGGGGGAATCTGTGGAGTCGGTCGTGGCCTTTCTGAGCAAGGTAAATCTGTCGCAATTTGCAGATCCGTTCCAGTTGGAAGATATCCTGCTGTATGTAGACGGACTTGCTCCGGGCAATACGGCGGCCAAAGCTTCGGTAGATATCGCCCTGCATGATCTGGTGGGGAAGCTGTTGGGGGCGCCCTGGTATAAGATATGGGGACTGAACCGGGATAAGACTCCCTCCACTACGTTTACCATCGGGATTGATACGGAAGAGGTGGTGAAGGAAAAAACACGCGAAGTGGCAGGGCAGTTCAATATCCTGAAGGTAAAACTGGGCAAGGATAACGACAAGGAGATGATTCGTGCCATCCGTTCTGTATCCAACCTGCCCATTGCCATTGATGCCAATCAGGGATGGAAGGACCGGGCGCATGCCCTTGATATGATTCACTGGCTGCGTGAGCAGGGTTGTGTTATGGTTGAGCAGCCCATGCCCAAAGAGCAGTTGGACGATATTGCGTGGGTGACGGCTCAGAGTCCCCTGCCCGTCTTTGCCGACGAGTCGCTGCAGCGTCTGGCCGATGTGGAGAGGTTGAAAGGTGCCTTCTCGGGAATTAACATCAAGCTGATGAAGTGTACCGGCATGCGCGAAGCGTGGAAGATGTTAACCTTGGGAAGGTCGCTGGGGATGAAGGTTATGATCGGGTGTATGACGGAGACTTCGTGTGCGGTTTCTGCCGCGGCCCAACTTTCGCCTGCGGTGGATTTTGCCGACCTGGATGGAAATCTTCTTATCTCCAACGATCTGTTCAGAGGTATGCAGGTGGTTAAGGGCAAAATCACGCTTACGGATTTACCGGGAATCGGTATCGAGAAAATTTAATACAGTCCGCCATGAAACAGTGTATTGTAGGGATAGTTGCCTTGTTGGGTATAACGGCCTGCCAACAGCAGAAGGTGGTTACGGAGATTGTTCCGGATGCCATACGCATTTCGGAAACGGAACGGCACAGACGCATCGCGCTGGATTTCCGAAAAGACAAGGAGAGTGTAGTGGCGTATATACAAAATTACTATCCGCTGGTGACCGACAGCATGCTGGATGCCTGGGAAGAGTCCAAGGCACTTGAGGTGATGTATGTGCACGGGAAGAAGTGTTACTTTAATCAGGCTGCCCCCAATCTGTTCCGCATTGATCCGGAAGCGAAAAAGGTGAAAGAGGCCAAAGAGGGCCGTTCTTTGTCGGCTTCCGAACTGGTAAACCAAAAGCATCTGCCGGAGGTGATTAATACATTACATTCGTCGAATACAACCCAGGGGGTGCCTGTACGCTTTGAGGTTACTTATAAGCTGACTGTTAAGGCGGATGCTGTTCCCGATGGAGAGGTGATCCGCTGCTGGCTTCCCTACCCCCGCGAAGATAACCGGCGACAGAGTGAGGTGGAACTGCTTTCCGCCAGTAATGCCGACTATCAGATTGCTCCTAAGGAGGCCTTGCATCGTACGTTGTATATGGAGAAAAGAGCCGAAAAGAATACGCCTACCCAGTTTTCGGTTGCGTACCGTTTTACATCTTCGGCCGAGTGGTTCGACCTGAAGGAGGAACAGCTGCGTCCTTACCATACGGAATCCGACTTATACAAGAAATATACGGCAGAGTGTGCTGCCCATGTTCTGTTTACGCCGGCGATACGGCACCTCTCCGGACATATTGCAGGCAACGGGGATAGTCCGCTTCAAAAAGTTCGTAAGATATTTACCTACATAAACGATGCCTACCCCTGGGCGAGTGCACGCGAATATTCCACTGTTCCCAATATTCCGGAGTATGTAATTGACAACAGGCACGGCGATTGCGGCATGGTGTCGTTGTTGTTTATCACCTTATGCCGGTTAAACGGTATACCTGCCAAGTGGCAAAGCGGGTTTATGTTACATCCCGGCGGAGTGAATCTGCACGATTGGTCGGAAGTCTATTTCGAGGGTGTGGGATGGGTTCCTGTGGATCAGTCGTTCGGCATCCCTCCTTTTGCTGAGGATAACGATACCCGCTATTTCTTCTCCAACGGAATTGATGCCTACCGGTTGATTGTGAACGACGACTTTTCGGCTCCGCTTGTTCCCGAAAAGCATTTTACCCGCAGTGAGACGGTGGACTTCCAGCGGGGTGAAGTGGAATGGAAAGGGGGCAATCTGTACTTCGACAAGTGGACATGGGACATCGATGTGCAGATTATCTCTCAAAAATAGGCCGGCATCGCCTCCTCTCTGAAATCTTTTTTTTACTTTTGCAGCCGATTCAGTTTTTTTCATTGTTCACCCTCTATTTAATTTCGTGAAGACACTCTATTAGTCCTCCCGGGACATTCGTTATTGTTTAGATTATTTAAGGTATAGTCTTCTTTTATGAAACAGGAAAAAGAACCTCTGCTGCAGGTAGGGGTATTTGTAGCCGAATATGCTGCACACATGATGGGGTGTGGGGTACATACTTCCCGTGTGATACGTAGTACGAAACGAATCGGCGAGTCTTTTGGATATACTGTTAAGATCAGTGTACTCCAGAGAAGTATTATTCTTACACTGCTTGATCTGGAAACGAGGGAAAATTACAATGAAGTAATAGACATCCCGTCGCTTCCCATCAGTTTTGAACGGAATTCAGAATTAAGTGCGTTGAGTTGGGAGACCTTCGACGAACATTTGTCTCTCGACACATTGAAAGAAAAGTACCGGAAGATTGTCTCCTCTCCCCGTATCAATCCGTTGTTTGTATTGATTCTGGTGGGTTTTGCCAATGCCTCTTTCTGCAAGTTATTCGGCGGCGACTGGTGTTCTGTTGGAATCGTGTTTTCGTCTACAATTGCAGGGTTGTTTTTAAGACAGCAGATGGCCGGCAAAGGGATCAATCACTTTGTAATTTTTATTGCATCGGCTTTTGTTGCCTCCATGTGTGCCTCAACGTCCGTTATCTTTGATACCACTTCCGAAATAGCCTTGGCTACCAGCGTTCTGTATCTGGTTCCCGGCGTTCCGCTTATCAATGGTGTGATCGATATTGTAGAAGGGCATGTGCTTACCGGGTTTGCCCGACTTACCCAGGCGGCTCTGCTTATCGTATGCATTGCAATCGGACTTTCCTTTACATTATTACTGGTAAAAAACAGCTTGTTATGATACTTACGGATATTCTTATAGACGGATTCTTTGCTGCTGTGGCAGGAATCGGATTCGGAGCAATCTCCGATCCTTCGTTACGCTCGTTCCCTTACATCGCTTTACTGGCTGCCGCCGGCCACGCTTGTCGTTATTGTTTGATGACTTTGGTGGGTATTAACATTGCATCGGCTTCCTTTGTGGGGGCTCTTGTAATCGGTCTGGGCAGTATCTGGCTGGGGAAAAGGATTCATTCGCCTATGACGGTGCTTTCCATTCCGGCTCTGCTGCCGATGGTACCCGGTAAATTTGCCTACAACATGGTATTTGCCCAACTGATGTTTTTGCAGAATATGGATAATCCCCTGGACAGGGCCAAATATATGGAGATGTTTTTTTCAAACACCATGGTTACCTGTACGGTGATCTTTCTGCTTGCCGTAGGTACCACCCTGCCTATGTTTTTGTTTCCAAACCGCGCTTATTCTCTTACCAGACATAAAAAACAACTATGAATACTTTCTGGAAAACAATTGCCGAGTACAACTCCGCCACCTGGATGTATCAGATCTTTATCGTACTGATCGGTGTATTTCTTACCCTGATGCTTCTGCGTAACCCGCAACGTTGGGTAAAGATAGGGATGAAGATTTACTTTATCGCCACCTATACCTGGATATCGGTGGTTTACTATCATATCTACTGTTCGGAGAGAAGCTACAATAATGTATTGTCTATCTTCTGGGCTATCCTGGCCATTGCCTGGCTGTGGGATCTATTGGCCGGCTACACCCAGCTGGAGCGTAACCCCAAATACAACGTGCTGGGATATCTTTTGGTGCTGATGCCTTTTATCTATCCTGTTTTCTCCATGGTAAGGGGACTTAGTTTTCCGGGTATCACATCGCCGGTAATGCCTTGCTCGGTCGTTACCTTTACAATCGGGTTGTTGTTGCTGTTCTCCCGCAAGAGCAATCTTTTCATTATACTGTTGCTGTGCCACTGGTCGCTTATCGGTTTATCGAAGACCTACTTCTTTAAAATTCCGGAAGATTTTC
This window contains:
- a CDS encoding ATP-binding protein, encoding MKFYNRTSELAELQRIQNLSFSDHSRLTVVTGRRRIGKTSLIMKSVENLPTVYLFVGRKSEATLCSEFIPIISQSLDTFVPAEIRTFRSLFQYLMELASLRSFNLVIDEFQEFYNINESVYSDMQNIWDTYRKKSKMNLIVSGSIYSLMQKIFQNKKEPLFGRADNIIKLSAFDLTTLKEIIRDYNPDYTNDDLLALYSFTGGVPKYVELFCDNITLSIDEMISFMVRENSPFTDEGKNLLIEEFGKNYATYFSILSAISGGTNTQPEIESALGDKSIGGQIKRLIEDYNIIVRQRPILAKEGSQAVRYEIQDNFIRFWFNYFDRHRSLIEIKNFVGLQAIIKSDYPTYSGIMLERYFKQQFAESFQYRAIGSWWEPKGNQNEVDIVALKLEKNQAVVAEVKRQKKNFKPELLATKVEHLKKKLLPKFQIEMICLSLEDM
- a CDS encoding threonine/serine exporter family protein, whose protein sequence is MKQEKEPLLQVGVFVAEYAAHMMGCGVHTSRVIRSTKRIGESFGYTVKISVLQRSIILTLLDLETRENYNEVIDIPSLPISFERNSELSALSWETFDEHLSLDTLKEKYRKIVSSPRINPLFVLILVGFANASFCKLFGGDWCSVGIVFSSTIAGLFLRQQMAGKGINHFVIFIASAFVASMCASTSVIFDTTSEIALATSVLYLVPGVPLINGVIDIVEGHVLTGFARLTQAALLIVCIAIGLSFTLLLVKNSLL
- a CDS encoding transglutaminase-like domain-containing protein, which translates into the protein MKQCIVGIVALLGITACQQQKVVTEIVPDAIRISETERHRRIALDFRKDKESVVAYIQNYYPLVTDSMLDAWEESKALEVMYVHGKKCYFNQAAPNLFRIDPEAKKVKEAKEGRSLSASELVNQKHLPEVINTLHSSNTTQGVPVRFEVTYKLTVKADAVPDGEVIRCWLPYPREDNRRQSEVELLSASNADYQIAPKEALHRTLYMEKRAEKNTPTQFSVAYRFTSSAEWFDLKEEQLRPYHTESDLYKKYTAECAAHVLFTPAIRHLSGHIAGNGDSPLQKVRKIFTYINDAYPWASAREYSTVPNIPEYVIDNRHGDCGMVSLLFITLCRLNGIPAKWQSGFMLHPGGVNLHDWSEVYFEGVGWVPVDQSFGIPPFAEDNDTRYFFSNGIDAYRLIVNDDFSAPLVPEKHFTRSETVDFQRGEVEWKGGNLYFDKWTWDIDVQIISQK
- a CDS encoding threonine/serine exporter family protein, which gives rise to MILTDILIDGFFAAVAGIGFGAISDPSLRSFPYIALLAAAGHACRYCLMTLVGINIASASFVGALVIGLGSIWLGKRIHSPMTVLSIPALLPMVPGKFAYNMVFAQLMFLQNMDNPLDRAKYMEMFFSNTMVTCTVIFLLAVGTTLPMFLFPNRAYSLTRHKKQL
- a CDS encoding very short patch repair endonuclease, which codes for MESAQRTLYRQGFRFRKNVKDLPGKPDIVLHKYKTIIFVHGCFWHGHTCKRGTLPKTNQEFWVEKIVRNTKRDNNNICQLRKKGWNVIIVWQCEIRSIKNREIRLERLFKEITEPSPSHQCY
- a CDS encoding DUF6064 family protein, translating into MNTFWKTIAEYNSATWMYQIFIVLIGVFLTLMLLRNPQRWVKIGMKIYFIATYTWISVVYYHIYCSERSYNNVLSIFWAILAIAWLWDLLAGYTQLERNPKYNVLGYLLVLMPFIYPVFSMVRGLSFPGITSPVMPCSVVTFTIGLLLLFSRKSNLFIILLLCHWSLIGLSKTYFFKIPEDFLLASASVPALYLFFKEYYLTDLHKDTKPKAKFINWLLIAVCVGIGIVLTTTLVIELYKDA
- a CDS encoding dipeptide epimerase encodes the protein MEKGRRDFIKTSALALAGSAAAVQFIQAGNGIQCVPALIQNKKNMKLSFRPYNLQLKHVFTVASYSRTTTPGVQVEVTYEGVAGYGEASMPPYLGESVESVVAFLSKVNLSQFADPFQLEDILLYVDGLAPGNTAAKASVDIALHDLVGKLLGAPWYKIWGLNRDKTPSTTFTIGIDTEEVVKEKTREVAGQFNILKVKLGKDNDKEMIRAIRSVSNLPIAIDANQGWKDRAHALDMIHWLREQGCVMVEQPMPKEQLDDIAWVTAQSPLPVFADESLQRLADVERLKGAFSGINIKLMKCTGMREAWKMLTLGRSLGMKVMIGCMTETSCAVSAAAQLSPAVDFADLDGNLLISNDLFRGMQVVKGKITLTDLPGIGIEKI
- a CDS encoding C40 family peptidase, whose protein sequence is MNYAKCICLGLASCIFYACSISPEQKKEMAEAMITLMSDSIIPDKRTAVFDVEPVVTDSQLILKGVTTSKEAKEATLNLFAQFKWQVADSIRLLPDSASVGSIYGIVNHSVVPMNSKPRFSSEMSTQALLGMPVRILQKDSWLRVQMADNYIAWTVAGYIKQVSREVYNAWMTAPKVIFLSHYGTAYSKPDLRSTPVSDLVSGCMLKLEGVEGSFYKVSYPDGRTGYVRTTEAKPVDEWLKGINLSAESLINAAYSLNGTPYLWGGTSSKGVDCSGFIKTITFLHGLILQRDASQQVHTGIPVDISAGYDNLQPGDLLFFGEKATADKNERIIHVGLYVGDKTFIHSINNVHTGSFDPESDLYDDYNTKRFLRASRILGAVGTQGISTIQSNPFYQPQ